A single region of the Salmo salar chromosome ssa16, Ssal_v3.1, whole genome shotgun sequence genome encodes:
- the tmem47 gene encoding transmembrane protein 47 — protein MASSVSGTEEVRVSALTPLKLVGLVCVFLALCLDVGAVLSPAWVTAYNQYYLSLWESCWKPVNSDTWQCNTTLETDWQIATLALLLGGAALILFSFLVALVSVCVGSRSRCYRPVAVLLSAAVVLQVCSLVLYTIKFIETVSLRINHEFNWGYGLAWGATIFSFGGAILYCLNPKNYEDYY, from the exons ATGGCTTCATCCGTCAGTGGAACGGAGGAGGTGCGCGTGTCGGCGTTGACACCGCTGAAGTTGGTGGGCTTGGTGTGTGTCTTCCTTGCGCTATGCCTGGATGTCGGAGCCGTGTTGAGCCCCGCGTGGGTAACGGCGTATAACCAGTACTACCTGTCTCTGTGGGAGTCCTGCTGGAAGCCTGTCAACTCGGACACATGGCAGTGCAACACAACGCTCGAGACTG actGGCAGATTGCCACGTTGGCCCTGTTGCTGGGTGGTGCTGCCCTCATCCTGTTCTCCTTCCTGGTGGCtctggtgtcagtgtgtgtcggcTCCAGGAGCCGCTGCTACAGACCTGTCGCTGTCCTGCTGTCCGCTGCAG TGGTGCTTCAGGTCTGCAGTCTGGTCCTCTACACCATTAAGTTCATTGAGACGGTCAGCTTGAGGATAAACCACGAGTTTAACTGGGGCTATGGCCTGGCCTGGGGGGCCACCATCTTCTCTTTCGGAGGGGCCATTCTCTATTGCCTCAACCCCAAGAACTATGAAGACTACTACTAA